The Winogradskyella schleiferi genome has a window encoding:
- the metH gene encoding methionine synthase, whose translation MKRNSTHETKKASSLGEEVGDGKYLTLSGLEPLVVTPESNFINVGERTNVTGSRKFLRLIKEEKYDEALEVARDQVDGGAQILDVNMDEGMLDGVHAMTTFLNLIASEPDISRIPLMIDSSKWEIIEAGLQVAQGKCVVNSISLKEGEAEFKHQAKLVKRYGAAVIVMAFDEDGQADNYDRRIEICKRSYHILVNELNFPPQDIIFDPNIFPVATGMDEHRRNAIDFFEATKWIRENLPYANVSGGVSNVSFSFRGNNVVREAMHSSFLYHAIKNGMNMGIVNPTMLEIYDEIDKDLLELVEDVLFDRNDDATERLLDFAEELKAKGSTSTSKDAAVQEWRNEPLQVRITHALVKGIDAFIIEDVEEARLASNKPIEVIEGHLMIGMNVVGDLFGSGKMFLPQVVKSARVMKKAVAYLQPFIEAEKDGKQEFAGRILMATVKGDVHDIGKNIVSVVLGCNNYEIIDLGVMVPPEKIVETAIREKVDIIGLSGLITPSLDEMVYVSKALEKQSIEIPLIIGGATTSRAHSAVKIAPHYSNTVVHINDASRAVTVVGDLLKKDSKVYKEQIREEYDAFREQFLKRTKKKEYLTIAEARKNKFKINWNTSEIVKPKHLGIQVLEDFDLTKLEDFIDWSPFFRSWDLHGKYPAILTDEVVGKQATELFDDAQELLKRIFDEKLLKAKGVFGLFPANTANDDDIELEVSESHAELDSASVKEETYKLLTLRQQSKKAQGKPNIALADFIAPKATGKQDYMGCFCVSTGFGTAELAAKFEADHDDYNSIMIKALADRLAEAFAEYLHKEVRTQHWSYAKNENLSNDDLIKESYEGIRPAPGYPACPDHLEKKTIWKILNVEENIGVKLTESLAMWPAASVSGYYFGNPEARYFGLGKIKEDQVEDYAKRRGVSDEEATKWLSPNIAD comes from the coding sequence ATGAAACGAAATTCAACTCATGAAACGAAAAAAGCCTCTTCCCTTGGGGAAGAGGTTGGAGATGGGAAATATTTAACACTTTCCGGACTTGAACCTTTAGTGGTAACACCAGAAAGTAACTTTATCAATGTTGGAGAACGTACCAATGTAACTGGTTCACGTAAATTTTTACGCTTGATAAAAGAGGAAAAGTACGACGAAGCCTTAGAAGTTGCAAGAGACCAAGTCGATGGTGGTGCACAGATTTTAGATGTCAATATGGACGAAGGTATGCTCGATGGCGTCCATGCCATGACCACATTCCTAAATCTTATTGCCTCAGAACCAGATATATCTCGAATCCCATTAATGATCGATAGTTCAAAATGGGAAATCATTGAAGCCGGACTGCAAGTTGCACAAGGAAAATGTGTGGTTAATTCCATAAGTTTAAAAGAGGGCGAAGCCGAATTTAAGCATCAAGCTAAATTGGTTAAACGCTATGGTGCAGCCGTTATTGTTATGGCTTTTGATGAAGATGGTCAAGCAGATAATTATGACAGGCGTATAGAAATCTGCAAACGTTCCTATCATATTTTAGTTAACGAACTCAACTTCCCTCCACAGGATATCATTTTCGATCCCAATATTTTTCCCGTAGCCACAGGCATGGATGAACATCGTAGAAATGCCATCGACTTTTTTGAAGCTACCAAATGGATTCGTGAAAATTTGCCTTATGCCAACGTTTCAGGTGGTGTGAGTAATGTGTCGTTTTCTTTTAGAGGTAATAATGTGGTGCGTGAAGCCATGCACTCATCGTTTTTATATCATGCCATAAAAAATGGTATGAACATGGGTATTGTAAATCCGACGATGCTTGAAATTTACGACGAAATAGACAAAGATTTATTAGAACTCGTTGAAGATGTGCTATTCGATAGAAACGATGATGCCACAGAACGCTTATTGGATTTTGCAGAAGAACTTAAGGCAAAAGGTTCAACCTCTACAAGCAAAGATGCAGCAGTGCAGGAATGGCGGAACGAACCTTTACAGGTTAGAATCACGCATGCATTAGTGAAAGGTATCGATGCCTTTATCATTGAAGATGTTGAAGAAGCTAGATTAGCTTCAAATAAACCCATTGAAGTCATTGAAGGGCATTTAATGATTGGTATGAATGTGGTCGGTGATTTATTCGGCAGTGGAAAAATGTTTTTGCCACAAGTGGTGAAATCTGCTCGTGTGATGAAAAAAGCCGTTGCCTATTTGCAACCTTTTATTGAAGCCGAAAAAGATGGAAAACAAGAGTTTGCAGGCAGAATTTTAATGGCCACTGTAAAAGGAGATGTTCACGATATTGGAAAGAACATTGTAAGTGTGGTTTTAGGTTGTAATAATTACGAAATTATTGACCTTGGTGTTATGGTACCACCAGAAAAAATTGTGGAGACCGCTATTAGGGAAAAGGTAGATATCATTGGGCTTAGCGGACTAATTACACCATCGTTAGATGAAATGGTATATGTCTCTAAAGCCCTTGAAAAGCAAAGCATAGAAATTCCATTGATAATTGGTGGAGCCACTACCTCTAGAGCACATTCAGCTGTGAAGATTGCACCACATTATAGCAATACCGTAGTTCATATTAACGATGCCTCAAGAGCTGTAACCGTTGTTGGCGATTTGTTGAAAAAAGACAGTAAAGTTTATAAAGAACAGATTCGAGAAGAGTATGATGCGTTTAGGGAACAATTTTTAAAACGTACCAAGAAAAAAGAATATTTGACGATTGCTGAAGCTCGAAAAAACAAATTCAAAATTAATTGGAATACTTCTGAAATAGTGAAACCAAAACATTTAGGCATTCAGGTTTTAGAAGATTTTGACCTTACCAAACTTGAAGATTTTATCGATTGGTCGCCATTTTTTAGAAGTTGGGATTTACATGGGAAATATCCAGCGATTTTAACCGATGAAGTGGTTGGAAAACAAGCCACAGAATTATTTGACGATGCACAAGAATTACTGAAACGGATTTTTGATGAAAAACTGTTGAAAGCAAAAGGTGTTTTCGGATTGTTTCCTGCAAATACTGCAAATGATGATGATATTGAACTAGAAGTATCCGAAAGTCATGCTGAACTTGATTCAGCATCTGTAAAAGAAGAAACGTACAAATTATTAACCCTTCGTCAACAATCCAAAAAAGCCCAAGGCAAACCAAACATAGCCTTAGCCGATTTCATTGCACCAAAAGCAACAGGAAAACAAGATTATATGGGCTGTTTTTGTGTGTCCACAGGATTTGGAACCGCAGAACTCGCAGCAAAATTTGAAGCCGATCATGATGATTATAATTCCATTATGATTAAAGCTTTGGCAGATCGTTTAGCCGAAGCCTTTGCTGAATATTTACACAAAGAGGTAAGAACACAACACTGGAGTTACGCTAAAAATGAGAACTTATCTAATGACGACCTAATTAAAGAAAGTTATGAAGGCATCAGACCAGCACCAGGTTATCCAGCATGTCCGGACCATTTAGAAAAGAAAACCATATGGAAAATTTTAAATGTTGAAGAAAACATCGGTGTTAAGCTAACTGAGAGTTTAGCGATGTGGCCAGCAGCAAGTGTAAGTGGTTATTATTTTGGCAATCCTGAAGCCAGATATTTTGGATTGGGAAAAATTAAAGAAGATCAAGTTGAGGATTATGCTAAAAGAAGAGGTGTTTCAGATGAAGAGGCGACAAAATGGTTGAGTCCTAATATCGCAGACTAG
- a CDS encoding S41 family peptidase → MATKNKYIPLIIGLAIAAGVIIGGRLNFTDTSDNLFSTNSKKDKLNRLIDYIDYEYVEDVNTDSIVDVTVNGILNNLDPHSSYIPKEDLERITENMKGNFVGIGVNFYPYKDSIAVVKPTEGGPSERAGIMSGDRILYADGDTLYGRKIDNDLLGKKLRGKKNSTVKLTVFRKGEDELLEFDVKRKEIPIKSVDAAYMLTDDLGYIKMNRFAESTFMEFKDALDELKDLGATKLALDLRGNPGGFLGIAEQIADEFLEDDKLILFTRDKKGKEERTYATRRGDFEEGEIYILINENSASASEVIAGALQDNDKGIIVGRRSYGKGLVQREMALGDGSAVRLTVSRYYTPTGRSIQRPYVNGDSDNYYNDYYKRLRTGELADEESIVVDDSLKFTTPKGKVVYGGGGIIPDVFVPVDRLFDNETINYLRRRGHFGYFVFEELDKNRSIYENVTKYDFINNFEVSEDIVVRFQDYINKQERTNITFVAYNDEIRLLIKATLALQLFDDNAFEEIINKEDIMVQEVILLSTEYPSFKE, encoded by the coding sequence ATGGCAACAAAAAACAAATACATACCGCTAATTATAGGACTTGCGATTGCAGCAGGTGTTATTATTGGTGGACGATTAAATTTTACAGATACTTCAGACAACCTTTTTTCTACCAACAGCAAAAAAGATAAACTCAACCGTTTAATAGATTATATCGATTACGAATACGTAGAAGATGTAAATACCGATAGTATTGTTGATGTTACGGTTAACGGAATTTTAAATAATCTCGATCCACATTCATCATACATTCCAAAGGAAGATTTAGAGCGAATTACTGAAAACATGAAAGGTAATTTTGTGGGTATTGGTGTGAATTTCTATCCTTATAAAGATAGTATTGCTGTTGTAAAACCGACAGAAGGAGGTCCAAGTGAACGTGCAGGAATTATGAGTGGTGACCGTATTCTCTATGCAGATGGAGATACACTTTATGGCCGCAAAATTGATAACGATTTATTAGGTAAAAAACTCAGAGGTAAAAAGAATAGTACCGTAAAACTGACCGTTTTTAGAAAAGGCGAAGACGAATTATTGGAGTTTGATGTAAAGCGAAAAGAGATTCCGATTAAAAGTGTTGATGCTGCATATATGTTAACCGACGATTTGGGATACATTAAAATGAACCGTTTTGCGGAATCTACTTTTATGGAATTTAAGGATGCTCTGGATGAACTGAAAGATTTAGGAGCGACAAAATTAGCTTTAGATTTAAGGGGTAATCCTGGAGGATTTTTAGGTATTGCAGAGCAAATTGCAGACGAATTTTTAGAAGATGATAAGCTCATTTTATTTACAAGAGATAAAAAGGGAAAGGAAGAACGGACTTATGCAACAAGGCGTGGTGATTTCGAAGAAGGCGAAATTTATATTCTGATTAATGAAAATTCGGCATCGGCTAGTGAAGTTATTGCAGGTGCACTTCAGGATAATGACAAAGGTATTATAGTCGGGAGACGTTCCTATGGCAAAGGATTGGTGCAGCGCGAAATGGCATTAGGCGATGGTAGCGCAGTCCGACTTACGGTTTCTAGATATTATACACCAACAGGTCGTTCCATTCAACGGCCTTATGTCAATGGTGATAGCGATAATTATTACAATGATTATTACAAACGTTTAAGAACTGGGGAATTGGCAGATGAAGAAAGTATAGTGGTAGATGATTCCTTAAAATTTACAACACCAAAAGGAAAAGTAGTCTATGGAGGAGGTGGCATCATTCCAGATGTTTTTGTGCCGGTGGATCGCTTGTTTGATAATGAAACGATAAATTATTTAAGACGAAGAGGTCATTTTGGCTATTTTGTGTTTGAAGAATTAGATAAAAATAGAAGCATCTATGAGAATGTCACTAAATACGATTTCATTAATAATTTTGAAGTTAGTGAAGATATCGTTGTACGTTTTCAGGACTATATAAATAAGCAAGAACGCACCAACATTACTTTCGTTGCCTATAATGATGAGATCAGGCTTCTGATAAAAGCAACCCTTGCACTTCAGTTATTTGACGATAATGCCTTTGAAGAAATTATAAATAAGGAAGATATTATGGTACAGGAAGTGATTCTTTTAAGTACAGAATATCCTAGTTTTAAGGAGTAA
- a CDS encoding HupE/UreJ family protein yields the protein MLDNFWFNVQYGMNHVLDINGYDHVLFLMVLAVPYVFKGWKRVLLLITMFTLGHTLSLILASYGIVTVNSKLVEFLIPITILVAAIYNLFTASRKTHSNKVGLLFFATLFFGLVHGLGFAREFKMFAGQSQNKLELLIEFALGIEIAQVIIVFIVLFIGFLCQTIFRVSRRDWVMVCSSIVIGLVIPMILGSDLLSNS from the coding sequence ATGTTAGATAATTTCTGGTTTAATGTTCAATATGGCATGAACCATGTTTTAGATATCAACGGCTACGACCATGTGCTTTTCCTAATGGTTTTAGCTGTGCCTTATGTTTTTAAAGGATGGAAACGTGTGCTTTTACTCATTACCATGTTTACTTTAGGGCATACATTATCCTTAATTTTAGCCTCTTACGGTATTGTAACGGTCAATAGTAAACTGGTGGAGTTTCTTATTCCAATTACCATTTTAGTGGCAGCTATTTATAATTTATTTACGGCGAGTAGAAAAACGCATAGTAATAAAGTAGGTCTGTTGTTTTTTGCAACCTTGTTTTTTGGGCTCGTTCATGGGTTGGGTTTTGCGAGGGAATTTAAAATGTTTGCCGGTCAGTCTCAAAATAAATTGGAACTATTGATTGAATTTGCTCTAGGTATTGAAATAGCCCAAGTTATCATTGTATTTATCGTTTTGTTTATTGGTTTTCTATGCCAAACGATTTTTAGAGTTTCCCGTCGCGATTGGGTTATGGTATGTTCATCTATTGTGATTGGTTTAGTTATTCCCATGATTTTAGGAAGTGATTTGCTAAGTAATAGCTAA
- a CDS encoding trans-sulfuration enzyme family protein, translating into MSSKHIETQAIRTQIERTEFLEHSSPLYLTSSYVFEDAEDMRASFADEKERNIYSRYSNPNTSEFVEKVCLMEGAERGYAFASGMSAVFSTFAALLDSEDHIVSCRSIFGSTQTLFNNILPKWHISTSYFKIDELDNLESLIQPNTKCIYAESPTNPAVDILDLKRLGDIAKKHNLLFIIDNCFATPYLQQPIKFGADLVIHSATKLMDGQGRVLGGVTVGSADLIQKIYLFSRNTGPALSPFNAWVLSKSLETLPVRIDRHCDSALKVAEFLESHDNVNFVKYPFLKTHPQYDLAKQQMKLGGSIVAFEVKGGIEAGRKFLNSIKLLSLSANLGDTRSIVTHPASTTHAKIPEDVRLETGITGGLIRVSVGLEHPEDIINDLKQALEK; encoded by the coding sequence ATGAGCTCAAAACACATTGAAACACAAGCCATACGAACGCAAATAGAACGTACGGAATTTTTAGAACATTCTAGTCCGTTATATCTAACGTCGAGTTATGTTTTTGAAGATGCTGAGGATATGCGCGCTTCTTTTGCAGATGAAAAAGAACGCAACATTTACAGTCGGTATTCCAATCCAAATACGTCCGAATTTGTAGAAAAAGTATGTTTAATGGAAGGTGCCGAACGTGGCTATGCCTTTGCTTCTGGGATGTCAGCAGTGTTTTCAACATTTGCGGCTTTATTGGATTCCGAAGACCATATCGTATCTTGTCGAAGTATTTTTGGCTCAACTCAAACCTTGTTCAATAATATTTTACCGAAGTGGCATATTTCTACTAGCTATTTCAAAATTGATGAATTAGATAACCTCGAAAGTCTCATTCAGCCCAACACCAAATGCATTTATGCAGAGAGCCCAACAAATCCAGCTGTTGATATTTTAGACTTAAAACGATTGGGCGACATCGCAAAAAAACACAATCTTTTATTTATAATTGACAATTGTTTTGCCACACCCTATTTACAACAGCCCATTAAATTTGGGGCTGACTTAGTGATTCATTCTGCAACGAAATTAATGGACGGCCAAGGACGGGTTTTAGGAGGTGTAACGGTTGGCTCAGCCGATTTAATTCAGAAAATCTATTTGTTTTCCAGAAATACTGGTCCTGCATTATCACCGTTTAATGCATGGGTGTTATCAAAAAGTTTGGAAACCTTACCCGTTAGAATCGATAGACATTGTGATAGTGCATTAAAAGTGGCCGAATTTTTAGAATCTCATGATAACGTGAATTTTGTAAAATATCCATTTTTAAAAACGCATCCACAATACGATTTAGCCAAACAACAAATGAAGTTAGGCGGAAGCATTGTGGCTTTTGAAGTTAAAGGAGGTATTGAAGCTGGTCGAAAATTTTTAAATTCTATAAAGCTGTTATCACTATCCGCAAATTTAGGCGATACCAGAAGTATAGTGACGCATCCAGCATCTACGACACACGCTAAAATACCAGAAGATGTGCGTTTAGAAACTGGAATTACTGGAGGATTGATCAGGGTTTCTGTTGGATTAGAACATCCTGAAGATATTATTAACGATTTAAAACAAGCCTTAGAAAAATGA
- a CDS encoding deoxycytidylate deaminase: protein MPHTKQLRYDKAYLRIAKEWGKLSHCKRKQVGALIVKDRMIISDGYNGTPTGFENYCEDDEGYTKWYVLHAEANAILKVASSTQSCRGATLYITLSPCKECSKLIHQAGIVRVVYQQGYKDDSGLQFLERAGIELELIEDID from the coding sequence ATGCCACACACAAAACAATTACGTTACGATAAAGCTTACCTACGCATTGCCAAAGAATGGGGAAAATTATCCCATTGCAAACGCAAACAAGTTGGCGCACTTATTGTAAAGGATAGAATGATAATTTCTGATGGCTACAATGGTACACCAACAGGTTTTGAGAATTACTGTGAGGATGACGAAGGCTATACCAAATGGTACGTGTTACATGCTGAAGCTAATGCGATATTAAAAGTAGCATCCTCAACACAATCTTGTAGAGGTGCGACGTTATATATTACGCTGTCACCATGTAAAGAATGTAGTAAATTAATTCATCAGGCAGGAATTGTAAGAGTAGTCTATCAGCAAGGTTATAAAGATGATTCTGGTTTACAATTTTTGGAAAGAGCAGGCATAGAATTAGAATTAATTGAAGATATAGATTGA
- a CDS encoding FAD-dependent oxidoreductase yields MFNTLIIGAGAAGLSCALVLGSAKNKPFAEGKTIGIIAHQKTSHLQNALFNNVLGLQPGTLGSDILEDGKTQLANLYPHIFQFEKEKVTAIAKVSEGFIVTTNKNRYHSKIVVIAVGYTSLMTIKGLENYIEPHPRATIEKDRIWLKNKDHLIEENLYVAGTLAGWRSQFSMACGSGSHVATDILTLWNDGKHTKVHDKII; encoded by the coding sequence ATGTTTAATACATTAATTATTGGAGCTGGTGCAGCTGGCTTATCTTGTGCTTTGGTTTTAGGTTCTGCAAAAAACAAGCCTTTTGCGGAAGGTAAAACCATTGGCATTATTGCCCATCAAAAAACATCACATCTTCAAAATGCTTTATTTAATAATGTTTTAGGGTTACAACCTGGCACTTTGGGTTCTGATATTTTGGAGGATGGAAAAACACAACTAGCTAATCTTTATCCTCATATTTTTCAATTTGAAAAAGAAAAGGTAACTGCTATTGCAAAAGTTAGCGAAGGATTTATTGTAACCACTAATAAAAATAGATACCATTCTAAAATCGTCGTAATTGCTGTCGGATATACGAGTTTAATGACCATAAAAGGCTTGGAAAATTATATAGAGCCACACCCAAGGGCTACAATTGAAAAAGATAGAATTTGGTTGAAAAACAAAGATCATCTTATTGAAGAAAATCTTTATGTCGCTGGAACATTAGCGGGTTGGCGCAGTCAATTTTCAATGGCTTGTGGTAGCGGATCGCATGTGGCAACAGATATTTTAACGCTTTGGAATGATGGGAAACATACTAAAGTGCACGATAAGATTATATAA
- a CDS encoding homocysteine S-methyltransferase family protein: MSKIKEELQKRILVLDGAMGTMLQQYNFTEEDFRGERFKDYPSSLKGNNDLLSLTQPKAIAEIHAKYFEAGADIVETNTFSGTTIAMADYDMEDLVYELNFESAKIAKQVADKFTKANPNKPRFVAGSIGPTNKTASLSPDVNRPEYRAITFNELRMAYKQQVEALIDGGVDILLVETIFDTLNAKAALFAIEEVKEDRNIDIPIMVSGTITDASGRTLSGQTVEAFLTSISHIPLLSVGFNCALGAQQLKPYLQRLSNETEFYTSAHPNAGLPNAFGEYDESPKQMQHYIEDYLKDGIINIIGGCCGTSPAHIKAIADVAKNYKPRIPSLIPSL; the protein is encoded by the coding sequence ATGAGCAAAATAAAAGAAGAATTACAAAAACGAATCTTAGTCCTTGATGGCGCTATGGGAACCATGCTTCAGCAATATAATTTCACTGAAGAAGATTTTAGAGGCGAACGTTTTAAAGATTATCCTTCCTCCTTAAAAGGAAACAACGATTTATTGTCCTTAACGCAGCCCAAAGCCATTGCAGAAATCCATGCTAAATATTTTGAAGCTGGAGCAGATATCGTGGAAACCAATACATTTTCAGGAACCACAATCGCCATGGCAGATTACGACATGGAAGATTTGGTTTATGAATTGAATTTTGAATCGGCTAAGATCGCTAAACAAGTTGCCGATAAATTCACAAAAGCTAATCCCAATAAACCTCGCTTTGTAGCAGGAAGTATTGGCCCAACCAATAAAACCGCTAGTTTATCGCCAGACGTCAATCGACCAGAATATAGAGCAATAACGTTTAACGAATTACGAATGGCCTACAAGCAACAAGTCGAAGCATTAATTGATGGTGGTGTAGATATTCTTTTAGTGGAAACCATTTTTGATACACTCAATGCAAAAGCTGCGTTATTTGCCATTGAAGAAGTTAAGGAAGATCGAAACATCGATATTCCGATTATGGTTTCGGGAACGATTACCGACGCTTCGGGAAGAACCTTATCTGGACAAACGGTTGAAGCTTTTTTAACGTCAATTTCGCATATTCCGTTATTAAGTGTTGGTTTTAATTGCGCTCTTGGTGCTCAACAATTGAAACCTTATTTACAGCGTTTATCTAATGAAACTGAATTTTATACCTCAGCACATCCAAATGCAGGTCTACCAAATGCATTTGGGGAATACGATGAATCACCAAAACAAATGCAACACTATATTGAAGACTATTTAAAGGACGGTATCATTAATATCATTGGTGGTTGTTGTGGCACGAGTCCAGCGCATATCAAAGCGATTGCTGATGTGGCGAAAAATTACAAACCAAGAATCCCATCCCTAATCCCTTCCCTATAG